The genomic segment CAGACAGGCATTGGGCGTACAGGAAAACTTTTCAGCTTTGAACATTTTGGCTTGAAGCCCGATATTTTTACAGTTGCAAAAGCTTTGGCAAATGGTATTCCAACAGGGGCAATGCTTTGCAAAAATGAATACGCTGATTATTTTTCAAAAGGAAAACATGGTTCAACTTTTGGTGGAAATCCTTTAGCGATGGCAAGCGCTAATGAAGTTTTGACTGCTATGACACCTGATTTTCTGTCAGAAGTTACTGATAAGTCGGAATTTTTCTTGTCAGTACTGACAGAAAAGTTGTCAGTAAAATCACAAGTAAAAGCGATTCGTTCAGTAGGCTTGATGCTTGGTATACAACTGACAGATGGACAAAAAATTACAGAAATTTTAGGAATGCTTCGAGATGAGGGTTTGCTTGCACTTTCTGCGGGAGATGATGTCATTCGCCTTTTACCTCCACTTATCATGACCAAAGCAGAATTGGTAAAGGGAGCAGAAATACTGGAGAAAGTGTTATGACAGATTCACAAACAATTGCAAAAATACTGACAGAAAGTTTAACTTACCTGCTTAAATATCGAAATCAAACAGTTGTCATCAAATATGGTGGGAATGCAATGACTGATGATAAAGTTAAAGAAAGTATTTTAAAGGATATTTTATTACTCAAAACTGTGGGAATCAAAGTAGTGCTTGTCCACGGTGGCGGTCCTGCAATTGCAGAGTTACTTGATAAATATCAGGTAGAAAGTCAATTTATCAAAGGATTACGCTATACCGATGAGCAAACTGCTCACCTAGCTCTGACTGCTTTAGCTGGCGCAGTTAATAAAACACTTGTGCAAGATTTAATACAACTTGGTGGAAATGCTGTCGGAATTTCTGGTATTGATGGAAAGATGATTGAAGCTCAAAAATTGTCGGATGAACTTGGCTATGTGGGTGAAATTACAAAAATCAATCCAGCTTTGATTGAACAAATTGTCAGTACTGATGCCATTCCTGTCATTGCATCAGCAGGGATTGGTAGAGATGGTCAAATCTATAACATCAACGCAGACACTGCTGCAAGCCGAATTGCTGGCAGTTTGAAAGCCGAACAATTCATTGTGTTGAGTGATGTGCGAGGACTCTACGCTGACTACCCTGATGAAGAAAGTTTTATCGAAAAGATAGCACTGACAGAACTTTCAAAACTTGTCAGTAATGGAAAAATCACTGATGGCATGATTCCCAAAATCGAAGCAATAAAATATGCAATGGAAGAAGGACTTGGTCGGGCAGTTTTATTAGATGGTCGAGTTCCTAATGCTCTGTTATTAGAATTATTTACTGACAAAGGGCAAGGCACGCTGATAACATCCTGATACTGTTTCTCTTTCACAGCCACCAACTATTCGGTGAAATTGTATCTGCCACAGGAAGTGCTTTGGTCTGAGAATATCTGTCAGTTCATGCGTCCAAAGTAAGCATTGAATCTGCAGATAGAGAACTTTATCAGCAAGGTTGATAAATCTGTCAGCATACTGACAGAATGAGAAAAGGAGAGAAGATGTTTCAAGGAAGAAGTTTTTTAAAAGAGGTTGATTACAATAAAAACGAATTACTCTATTTGATTGATTTTGCTATTCACCTTAAAAAATTGAAAAAGCAACATATTCCACATAAGTATTTACAAGATAAAAACATTGCACTTATTTTTGAAAAAACTTCAACACGAACACGTGCTGCATTTACGACTGCTGCAGTTGATCTCGGCGCACATCCAGAGTTCCTCGGACCAAACGATATTCAATTGGGAAAGAAAGAATCCATCACTGATACTGCAAAGGTGCTTGGTTCAATGTTTGATGGTATTGAATTTCGAGGTTTTAAACAAAGTGATGTAGAAACGCTTGCGAAAGCATCCGATGTTCCAGTTTGGAATGGTCTGACTGATGACTGGCACCCCACGCAAATGCTTGCTGATTTCATGACAATTAAAGAACATTTTGGAACACTAGATAAGCTCACTCTAGCTTATGTTGGTGATGGACGAAATAATGTCGCTAATTCGTTGCTTGTGACAGCCGCGATATTGGGAGTAGATGTTACTATTGTTGCGCCAGAATCTTTGCAGCCACCCCATGCGATTCAGCAACTTGCCCGTAAGTATGCGATGAAGACACAAAGTAAAATAACGATTCGTTCAGACATCAATGGAGTGGAAAATGCTGACATTATCTACACTGATGTCTGGGTCAGCATGGGTGAAGAAGCACAAACAGAAAATAGAATAAAATTATTACGCCCATATCAGGTTAACAAAACGCTCACGGATAAGATTCTTAACAAAGACTTTATCTTTATGCACTGTCTTCCGAGTTTTCATGACTTGAATACAGAGATAATGAAAGAAATAAAGTGGAAATATAACATTGATGAATTAGAAGTGACCGACGAAGTTTTCCAATCAAAAAATGCTGTAGTTTTTGAACAAGCCGAAAACCGTATGCATACGATTAAAGCTGTTATGGCGGCAACCCTCGGCAATTTATTTGTTCCGAAAATTTGAACTTTTTGCTTATATCTACCAACATGATTTCAGCTTTGAACTTCCTTGAGTAATATCGTTAAAAGTCAGCAAAATATTGGCTTTTTTGGTATAATTAAAACAAGTATGTTTACTAATGAACGAAAGTTCATGTTCGTGAATTTTAACTTGTGAAAGTGAGAATCAATGCAAGATAAAAATGTTGTGAATGTTAATCTAGCTGAGGAAATGAAGACCTCTTTTCGTGACTATGCCATGTCGGTTATTGTTGCGCGTGCACTTCCAGATGTGCGTGATGGATTGAAACCAGTTCATCGTCGGATTTTGTACGGAATGAATGAGCTAGGTAATACGCCAGATAAACCGCATAAAAAATCCGCCCGTATCACAGGGGATGTTATGGGTAAATATCACCCACATGGTGATAGCTCAATTTATGAAGCGATGGTGCGCATGGCGCAATGGTGGTCTTATCGTCATATGCTGGTCGATGGACATGGAAACTTTGGCTCAATGGATGGTGACGGTGCGGCGGCGCAACGTTATACAGAAGCACGGATGAGTAAGATTGCCCTTGAAATGCTTCGTGACATCAACAAGAATACAGTTGACTTTGTAGATAACTACGATGGTACAGAGCGTGAGCCAGAAGTTCTTCCGGCCCGATTCCCTAATTTACTTGTAAACGGGACAACTGGGATTGCAGTTGGGATGGCAACTAATATTCCACCGCACAACTTGGGTGAGACGATTGCCGCAGTTGACATGATTATGGAAAACCCTGATGCAACAACGGCAGACTTGATGCGTGTTATGCCTGGGCCAGACTTCCCTACTGGTGCTTTGGTTATGGGGAAAGCGGGAATTCGCAGGGCCTACGAAACTGGAAAAGGGTCAATCACACTCCGCTCCAAAACACATATTGAAGAAATGCCAGGTGGGAAAGAACGTATCGTTGTTACTGAACTTCCTTATATGGTTAATAAAGCGAAGTTGGTTGAACATATTGTTCGTTTGAATCATGAAAAGCGGATTGAAGGCTTGACAGCTGTTCGGGATGAATCTAACCGTGAAGGAATTCGTGTCGTTATTGAGGTACGTCGCGATTTATCTGCTCATGTTATTTTAAATAATTTGTTTAAACTGACTTCACTACAGACATCATTTGGCTTCAATATGTTGGCGATTGAGAAAGGGATTCCAAAGATTCTTTCGCTCAAACAAATTTTGGTAGACTATATTGAACACCAGATTGAAGTGGTTGAACGTCGTACTGCCTTTGATAAGGCTCGTGCAGAAGCTCGTGCCCACATTTTGGAAGGTTTGCGAATTGCTTTAGACAATATTGATCGCATTATTTCGATTATCCGTGAATCACAGACAGATAGCATTGCTCAAAAAACAATGATGGATGAGTTTGCGCTCTCCGAAAAACAATCGCAAGCCATTCTTGATATGCGCCTACGTCGTTTGACTGGTTTAGAACGTGACAAGATTGAGGCAGAATATCAAGATTTAGTTACCTTGATCGCTGATTTAACAGATATTTTAGCAAAACCTGAGCGTGTTAAAAAGATTATTCGTGAAGAACTCGAAGAAGTTAAACGGAAATTTGCTGATACCAAGGAAGGCGCGCGTCGCACAGAGCTTCTTGTTGGTGAAGTGTTGAATCTTGAAGATGAAGACCTGATTGAAGAAGAAGATGTTTTAATTACATTATCTAATAAAGGATATATCAAGCGTCTGGCAAGTGATGAATTTCGGGCGCAAAATCGTGGTGGACGTGGTGTGCAAGGCATGGGGATGTCGGATGACGACTTTGTCCAACATTTAGTGTCAACTTCTACGCATGACCACTTACTTTTCTTTACTAACCGTGGTCGTGTTTATCGGATGAAGGGGTATGAAATCCCAGAATACGGCCGGACAGCAAAAGGATTGCCGATTGTTAATCTATTGAAGTTAGATGATGGTGAACGTATTGCGACGGTGATTAATGTAGATAGAGAGCAGGCAGCAAAATATCTCTTCTTTACGACACGTAATGGTTTAGTCAAACGTACCTCAACAGAGCAGTTTGCCAATATTCGTACAAATGGTCTAAAAGCTTTGAATTTACGTGAAGGTGATGAGTTGATTAATGTCTTGCGCACTTCAGGTGAAGACGAGGTGATTATTGGGACTCACAATGGTTATTCTGTTCGTTTCAAAGGAGCTGTTGTTCGTGACATGGGACGTAGTGCTACTGGTGTAAAAGGGGTTAATTTGCGCGATGGCGACTTCGTCGTAGGTACTTCAGTCATCAATAATGATGAAGAAGTGCTAGTTATCTCAGAAAATGGTCTCGGAAAACGTACCCGTGCTTCTGAATATCCAACAAAAGGTCGTGGCGGTAAAGGGATTAAAGTCATGAATGTGACAGAACGTACTGGTAAATTAGCAGGACTTGCTGCGGTAAATGGTGATGAGGATATCATGGTCATTACTGATACTGGCGTTATCATTCGTACAAATGTTCAAAATATTTCCCAAACAGGTCGTAGTGCTCAGGGTGTGAAAGTGATGAGATTGGACGAAGATGCACATATTGTAACCTTTGCACTCGTAGAAGCTGAAAGTGATGAAGAAGTTACTGACGAAACTTCTGTCAGTACGGATGTAGCTGTACCGGATAGTTCTAACACTAACAGCGTTGAAAATCCTGAACAACCTGAAGAATAAATTTCTAGGAAAAAATCGGTATCTATCAGTAAGTGAGTAAGCATAAAAAAGAGTCTGTCAGTATACTGACAGACTTTCCTACTGATAAAATAGTGCTGACCGCTTTTCTGTAAGTTTATTATAAAATAAAAATAACTTATCCAAGCAATTGCCCTTATTAACATCAAAAAAATGTTATCTTTTTAGGGATCAGCAGGCACTTGCTGGGTTAAAAATTTCCGAAAGAAATATAGAGGAACATGAAAAAATTAACATTACTTTTTGTGGCTGGCTTGAGTCTGTTTACTTTAGCTGCGTGCTCTAGCAAAGATGCGACAAAAGACACACGTCACTTGTTGAAAACACCAATAAATAAAGACGTTACAACGATGGGCACTTTTGTTCAAGTAACTGTTTATGATAAAGGAAAAGAGCGAGCAGTCACAGATGCACTTAAGATTCCTGTTGAATACAATAAGCTAACAACAGTAAATCAAACAGGTTCTTTAGTTGATACGATTAATAAAAATGCAGGGATTAAACCAATCAAGGTTGATCCAGGCGTTTATAATTTGATTAAAGCGGGCTATAATTATTCTGCTAAAAA from the Lactococcus allomyrinae genome contains:
- the argB gene encoding acetylglutamate kinase: MTDSQTIAKILTESLTYLLKYRNQTVVIKYGGNAMTDDKVKESILKDILLLKTVGIKVVLVHGGGPAIAELLDKYQVESQFIKGLRYTDEQTAHLALTALAGAVNKTLVQDLIQLGGNAVGISGIDGKMIEAQKLSDELGYVGEITKINPALIEQIVSTDAIPVIASAGIGRDGQIYNINADTAASRIAGSLKAEQFIVLSDVRGLYADYPDEESFIEKIALTELSKLVSNGKITDGMIPKIEAIKYAMEEGLGRAVLLDGRVPNALLLELFTDKGQGTLITS
- the argF gene encoding ornithine carbamoyltransferase; translated protein: MFQGRSFLKEVDYNKNELLYLIDFAIHLKKLKKQHIPHKYLQDKNIALIFEKTSTRTRAAFTTAAVDLGAHPEFLGPNDIQLGKKESITDTAKVLGSMFDGIEFRGFKQSDVETLAKASDVPVWNGLTDDWHPTQMLADFMTIKEHFGTLDKLTLAYVGDGRNNVANSLLVTAAILGVDVTIVAPESLQPPHAIQQLARKYAMKTQSKITIRSDINGVENADIIYTDVWVSMGEEAQTENRIKLLRPYQVNKTLTDKILNKDFIFMHCLPSFHDLNTEIMKEIKWKYNIDELEVTDEVFQSKNAVVFEQAENRMHTIKAVMAATLGNLFVPKI
- the gyrA gene encoding DNA gyrase subunit A, which encodes MQDKNVVNVNLAEEMKTSFRDYAMSVIVARALPDVRDGLKPVHRRILYGMNELGNTPDKPHKKSARITGDVMGKYHPHGDSSIYEAMVRMAQWWSYRHMLVDGHGNFGSMDGDGAAAQRYTEARMSKIALEMLRDINKNTVDFVDNYDGTEREPEVLPARFPNLLVNGTTGIAVGMATNIPPHNLGETIAAVDMIMENPDATTADLMRVMPGPDFPTGALVMGKAGIRRAYETGKGSITLRSKTHIEEMPGGKERIVVTELPYMVNKAKLVEHIVRLNHEKRIEGLTAVRDESNREGIRVVIEVRRDLSAHVILNNLFKLTSLQTSFGFNMLAIEKGIPKILSLKQILVDYIEHQIEVVERRTAFDKARAEARAHILEGLRIALDNIDRIISIIRESQTDSIAQKTMMDEFALSEKQSQAILDMRLRRLTGLERDKIEAEYQDLVTLIADLTDILAKPERVKKIIREELEEVKRKFADTKEGARRTELLVGEVLNLEDEDLIEEEDVLITLSNKGYIKRLASDEFRAQNRGGRGVQGMGMSDDDFVQHLVSTSTHDHLLFFTNRGRVYRMKGYEIPEYGRTAKGLPIVNLLKLDDGERIATVINVDREQAAKYLFFTTRNGLVKRTSTEQFANIRTNGLKALNLREGDELINVLRTSGEDEVIIGTHNGYSVRFKGAVVRDMGRSATGVKGVNLRDGDFVVGTSVINNDEEVLVISENGLGKRTRASEYPTKGRGGKGIKVMNVTERTGKLAGLAAVNGDEDIMVITDTGVIIRTNVQNISQTGRSAQGVKVMRLDEDAHIVTFALVEAESDEEVTDETSVSTDVAVPDSSNTNSVENPEQPEE